Proteins encoded within one genomic window of Flavobacterium oreochromis:
- a CDS encoding Cas9 inhibitor AcrIIA9 family protein, whose amino-acid sequence MNTSPAFKKAIQNYLEKRASEDELFAITYKKENKSIDECCNYILECAKKGKQLDMLMKKCMGGRLIITMKTTLRILKQLLVM is encoded by the coding sequence ATGAATACATCACCAGCATTTAAAAAAGCGATACAAAATTACTTAGAGAAACGAGCGTCTGAGGATGAACTCTTCGCAATCACCTACAAAAAAGAAAACAAAAGCATAGACGAATGTTGCAACTACATTTTAGAATGTGCTAAAAAGGGAAAGCAATTGGATATGCTGATGAAGAAGTGTATGGGTGGGCGGCTCATTATTACGATGAAGACGACATTAAGGATATTAAAGCAACTCCTTGTAATGTAG
- a CDS encoding helix-turn-helix domain-containing protein, translating to MEKQDAQQKYKISWIDYKPGSQEHFDMCNPFFSYQCRVVYQALLRGEKITTSTALIKYKVGDLRRRVKDLKDMWGVPVLSEYTKTRYKIYFLNINPK from the coding sequence ATGGAAAAGCAAGATGCTCAACAGAAGTACAAGATTAGCTGGATTGACTACAAACCAGGTAGTCAAGAGCATTTTGATATGTGCAACCCTTTTTTTTCATACCAATGTAGAGTTGTTTATCAGGCGTTATTACGCGGAGAAAAGATAACCACTAGCACAGCTTTGATAAAATACAAAGTAGGTGACCTTCGAAGAAGGGTAAAAGACCTAAAAGATATGTGGGGTGTACCAGTACTATCTGAGTACACTAAAACACGATATAAAATTTATTTTCTAAACATTAACCCCAAATAA
- a CDS encoding YccF domain-containing protein, with product MRTIGNILWYFPFLGFLTAILTMLFGLILTATIVASPIGIGLMEYGKFLLKPFGNTMISKDKLNIKQNTLWEAYSAIVSIIYFPLGLCLACFAITQVFALCFSIVGIPIALVIAKSLRVFLNPVNKKCVPISVAAELENRKGQIQVDTYLNKTY from the coding sequence ATGAGGACAATCGGAAACATTCTTTGGTACTTCCCTTTTTTGGGGTTTTTAACAGCAATTCTAACAATGTTATTTGGATTAATTTTAACAGCAACTATAGTCGCTTCACCAATTGGCATTGGGCTTATGGAATATGGTAAATTCCTGTTAAAACCATTTGGAAATACAATGATAAGCAAAGACAAACTTAATATTAAACAGAACACTTTGTGGGAAGCTTACTCTGCAATAGTGTCTATAATATATTTCCCACTTGGATTGTGTTTAGCTTGCTTTGCAATAACTCAAGTTTTTGCGCTTTGCTTTTCTATTGTAGGTATCCCTATAGCATTAGTAATAGCGAAGTCACTTCGAGTATTTTTGAATCCTGTAAATAAAAAATGTGTTCCTATTTCCGTAGCAGCAGAACTAGAAAACCGAAAAGGACAAATACAAGTCGATACTTATTTAAACAAAACATATTAA
- the dnaN gene encoding DNA polymerase III subunit beta, producing MELKIDSKKLLEKFQYLNGVISNNSTMPILDNFYLEIETDKMQITASDLENTFVTSIELLESVMIKQELCINAKIIIEILKAIPHQPLTLKINENNTVDIVSESGNYSIAYSDAVQYPKVKSIVNPKGISISSDTLLKGISKTVFAASNDDLRPVLTGVFIESSTELITFVATNAHKLAKYSVPTSNTESFSFICPKKPLLLLKSILENGKTISIEYNETNALFDLGNYKLTTRLVDGKYPNYEAVIPKDNPYQVIVNRLSLLNSIKMCSIFSSKETNSIKLHFKEGNVAVSAEDINYSKSAIENLACVYAGDEIAIGFNARYFMELLSNIDSEEIYLQLSDPRKAGILLPVEGETNSTSLMLLMPTLLS from the coding sequence ATGGAATTAAAAATAGACAGCAAGAAATTATTAGAAAAATTTCAATATCTAAACGGGGTTATTTCAAATAACTCTACTATGCCAATTCTTGATAATTTCTACCTAGAAATTGAAACGGATAAAATGCAGATCACAGCTTCTGACTTAGAAAACACTTTTGTTACAAGCATTGAGCTTTTAGAAAGCGTAATGATTAAGCAAGAGTTATGCATAAATGCAAAAATTATTATTGAGATTCTTAAAGCCATACCACATCAGCCATTGACCTTGAAGATAAACGAGAATAATACGGTAGATATTGTTTCAGAATCTGGAAATTACTCAATTGCGTACAGCGATGCAGTCCAATACCCTAAAGTTAAAAGTATTGTGAATCCAAAAGGGATTTCAATTAGTTCTGACACCTTACTGAAAGGAATTAGTAAAACAGTATTTGCTGCAAGTAACGATGATTTACGTCCCGTGCTAACGGGGGTGTTTATTGAATCATCAACAGAGCTAATCACGTTTGTAGCAACCAATGCGCATAAATTAGCTAAATACTCGGTACCAACGAGTAACACAGAATCTTTTTCTTTTATCTGCCCTAAAAAGCCTCTTTTATTATTAAAATCTATTTTGGAAAATGGCAAAACAATAAGCATAGAGTACAACGAAACGAATGCTTTGTTTGACTTAGGGAATTACAAACTAACTACTCGTTTAGTAGATGGTAAATACCCTAATTACGAAGCGGTAATTCCTAAAGACAATCCTTATCAAGTAATTGTTAATCGTCTTTCATTACTGAATTCGATTAAGATGTGTTCAATATTCTCAAGCAAAGAAACGAACAGTATAAAATTACATTTCAAAGAAGGAAATGTGGCTGTTTCTGCAGAAGATATTAACTACTCTAAAAGTGCGATAGAAAACCTTGCGTGTGTGTATGCTGGGGATGAAATAGCAATTGGATTTAACGCTAGATATTTCATGGAACTATTATCAAATATAGATTCGGAAGAAATTTATTTACAGCTTTCAGACCCTAGAAAAGCGGGAATATTACTACCAGTTGAAGGAGAGACGAACAGCACATCATTAATGCTGTTAATGCCAACATTATTAAGTTAA
- a CDS encoding PcfK-like family protein, with protein sequence MGYADEEVYGWAAHYYDEDDIKDIKATPCNVVVNESVKVVPNATLEALKNKPKTKPIKKVEAANVLDLFSDL encoded by the coding sequence ATTGGATATGCTGATGAAGAAGTGTATGGGTGGGCGGCTCATTATTACGATGAAGACGACATTAAGGATATTAAAGCAACTCCTTGTAATGTAGTTGTAAACGAATCGGTAAAAGTAGTTCCTAACGCTACGCTAGAAGCGTTAAAAAATAAGCCAAAAACGAAACCAATTAAAAAGGTAGAGGCTGCTAATGTATTAGATTTATTTAGTGATCTATGA
- a CDS encoding DUF4041 domain-containing protein, whose translation MGFILFLAVIIMTVVLINNKKKYKKIIADLELKAKSLSSEIELLEKEKAVLTEKNSILEENINSLKKYQGIVDVEQTAKDILLKANLEANDILETAKQNLDQAVSEAKLTKSKANADALLLKENATSLLNNSTEEAKQIIETAERKAEEIAGDAFKALQDSKEYERTAKAMKNIIEGYGDQYLIPTYSLLDNLAEDFKHTEAGEKLKFCREKTRLMVKNETYAKCDYVEANRKQIAMSFVLDAFNGKVDSILSQVKKDNYGTLEQKIKDSYQLVNNNGKAFRNAVITEEYLQARIDELKWAVIAQELKWKDQEEQKILRDQIREEERARREYEKAIKEAQKEEETLKKLIEKAQKEASQANDEQRLELEQKLRELEDKLQLAEDKNKRALSMAQQTKSGNVYIISNIGSFGENVFKIGMTRRLDPLDRVRELGDASVPFEFDVHSMIFSDDAPKLEKELHKNSCFLN comes from the coding sequence ATGGGCTTTATCCTTTTTTTAGCTGTCATAATTATGACAGTGGTTTTAATCAATAACAAAAAGAAATACAAAAAAATCATCGCTGATTTAGAACTAAAAGCTAAATCTTTAAGTTCTGAAATTGAACTTCTTGAAAAAGAAAAGGCGGTGTTAACCGAAAAAAACTCCATCTTAGAAGAAAACATTAATTCTCTAAAAAAATATCAAGGCATTGTTGATGTCGAACAAACGGCTAAGGATATTTTATTAAAAGCTAATTTAGAAGCTAATGATATTCTTGAAACTGCAAAGCAAAATCTTGATCAAGCTGTTTCTGAGGCTAAATTAACAAAATCTAAAGCTAATGCCGATGCTTTACTTTTAAAGGAAAATGCAACAAGTCTTTTAAACAATTCTACTGAAGAAGCAAAACAAATTATTGAGACAGCAGAAAGAAAGGCTGAAGAAATAGCTGGTGATGCTTTTAAAGCTTTGCAAGACTCTAAGGAGTATGAAAGAACAGCAAAGGCTATGAAAAATATAATTGAGGGATACGGAGACCAATATCTAATTCCAACTTATAGTTTGTTAGATAATTTAGCAGAAGATTTTAAACACACAGAAGCTGGAGAAAAACTAAAGTTTTGTAGGGAAAAAACGAGATTAATGGTTAAAAATGAAACTTATGCCAAATGTGATTATGTAGAGGCAAACAGAAAGCAAATAGCAATGAGTTTTGTTTTGGATGCTTTTAATGGAAAAGTAGATAGTATTCTTTCACAAGTAAAAAAAGATAATTATGGAACTTTAGAACAAAAGATCAAAGATTCATATCAATTAGTAAACAACAATGGGAAAGCTTTTAGAAACGCTGTTATCACAGAGGAGTATTTACAAGCTAGAATTGACGAGTTAAAATGGGCGGTAATTGCTCAGGAATTAAAATGGAAAGATCAGGAAGAACAAAAGATACTTAGAGATCAGATTAGAGAGGAAGAAAGAGCAAGAAGAGAATATGAAAAAGCTATTAAAGAAGCTCAAAAAGAAGAAGAAACTCTAAAAAAACTAATAGAAAAAGCTCAAAAAGAAGCATCACAAGCAAACGATGAGCAAAGATTAGAACTAGAACAAAAGTTACGCGAGTTAGAAGACAAACTTCAACTTGCTGAGGATAAAAATAAAAGAGCATTATCAATGGCTCAACAGACAAAATCTGGGAACGTCTATATTATTTCAAATATTGGTTCTTTTGGAGAAAATGTGTTTAAAATTGGTATGACAAGACGTTTGGATCCACTTGATAGAGTTAGGGAGTTGGGCGATGCTAGTGTTCCATTTGAATTTGATGTTCATTCTATGATTTTTAGTGATGACGCTCCTAAACTTGAAAAAGAACTTCATAAAAATTCATGTTTTCTCAATTGA
- a CDS encoding DUF6291 domain-containing protein, with translation MAENKKSFVAYCDWQGIFDMLTDQEAGILVKHLFSYVNDESPILEDRVLKMAFESIKTQLKRDLNKYNCELEKKSLSGRIGNLKRWNPDIYSDFIGKKISLEEAEKIAEHRKTSHCDIFIANIADNDNDNDNDIININNSKSHCVANAPLPKKNKSTPISFF, from the coding sequence ATGGCAGAAAACAAAAAATCATTTGTCGCATATTGTGATTGGCAGGGTATTTTTGATATGTTAACGGATCAAGAAGCAGGAATTTTAGTCAAACATTTATTCTCTTATGTGAATGATGAATCGCCAATTTTAGAAGATAGAGTTTTAAAAATGGCTTTCGAATCTATAAAAACACAATTAAAAAGAGATTTAAATAAGTATAACTGTGAGTTAGAAAAGAAGAGCTTAAGCGGTAGAATAGGTAATTTAAAAAGATGGAATCCAGATATTTACAGTGATTTTATTGGTAAAAAAATAAGCCTTGAAGAAGCTGAAAAAATCGCAGAGCATCGCAAAACATCGCATTGCGATATTTTTATCGCAAACATCGCTGATAATGATAATGATAATGATAATGATATTATTAATATTAATAATTCTAAATCTCATTGTGTCGCTAACGCGCCACTTCCAAAAAAAAATAAATCAACCCCAATTAGCTTCTTCTAA
- a CDS encoding DEAD/DEAH box helicase: MQIIEHPTEFHIRIEYDRFKITNENKIKKIDGSKFSWAKKVWVVPYSKKQELEEVQKQTRAEWIVLDNRPEIVGAIPPMPDLDFDLNIVNSENGYKPRPYQLQGIARGLELKMFINGDEQGLGKTLQSLATIYAAHLKGEDVFPCVVVCPSTTKINWQREWKMWTGIDALILEDKNKDTWNRFYEMGLNKVFIVNYESLKKYFVKSMPKGRFKSSEMIMDERIHLFKSIIIDEIHRLKNPSSQQTKIALRLAVGKKYRIGLTGTLVPNRPIEALPQLAIIGKLKSEKVFKERYCAGGSGASNLKELNYMLYQHCYFRREKKEVAKDLPEKQRQTILCSISNQDEYDKAKNDFTKWLAEQGCDDADIAKKLQGEIMVKMGALKQISAKGKLKEVKDFVQDIVDSGEKIILFANLHSIVDEVIQLFPGAVEVTGRLSQEEKQRSIDSFQNNSDVKVIVCNIKAAGVGITLTASSRVAFIEYPWTYADCAQCEDRAHRIGQKNTVMCTYFLGNNTIDEYMYNMIQQKRHIGNTITGATDNMEMTFVDNVINLFKT; the protein is encoded by the coding sequence ATGCAGATTATTGAGCACCCAACAGAGTTTCATATTCGCATAGAATATGACAGATTTAAGATCACAAATGAAAATAAGATAAAGAAAATAGACGGATCTAAGTTTTCATGGGCAAAAAAAGTTTGGGTTGTGCCTTATTCGAAAAAACAGGAATTAGAGGAGGTTCAGAAGCAAACAAGAGCTGAGTGGATTGTTTTAGATAATCGTCCCGAAATAGTCGGGGCGATTCCTCCAATGCCTGATTTAGATTTCGATTTAAATATCGTAAACAGCGAAAATGGCTACAAGCCCAGACCTTATCAATTACAAGGAATAGCCAGAGGTTTAGAGTTAAAAATGTTTATCAATGGTGATGAACAAGGATTAGGAAAAACACTCCAATCATTAGCTACTATTTATGCTGCACACCTAAAAGGTGAAGATGTATTTCCTTGTGTTGTAGTTTGTCCATCGACAACTAAAATAAACTGGCAACGAGAATGGAAGATGTGGACAGGGATTGACGCTTTAATCCTTGAAGATAAGAATAAAGATACCTGGAACAGATTCTACGAAATGGGATTAAATAAGGTATTTATAGTCAATTATGAATCATTAAAGAAATACTTCGTAAAGTCGATGCCGAAAGGAAGGTTTAAATCTTCTGAAATGATAATGGATGAACGAATTCATCTATTTAAATCGATAATCATTGACGAAATACACAGGCTGAAAAACCCTTCCTCTCAACAAACCAAAATAGCTTTAAGATTAGCAGTAGGTAAAAAATACCGAATAGGACTAACAGGTACTTTGGTGCCTAACAGACCTATAGAAGCCTTACCTCAATTAGCTATTATAGGTAAGCTAAAAAGCGAAAAAGTATTCAAAGAGCGATATTGTGCAGGTGGTTCTGGAGCTTCGAATTTGAAAGAACTCAACTATATGCTTTACCAACACTGTTATTTCAGACGTGAGAAAAAGGAAGTAGCAAAAGACTTACCAGAAAAACAAAGACAAACAATTCTTTGTTCGATATCTAATCAAGATGAATACGACAAAGCTAAAAATGACTTTACAAAATGGCTCGCAGAACAAGGCTGTGATGATGCTGATATAGCTAAAAAGCTACAAGGTGAAATCATGGTAAAAATGGGAGCTTTGAAACAGATTTCTGCTAAAGGAAAACTAAAAGAAGTCAAAGACTTTGTTCAAGACATAGTAGATTCAGGAGAAAAGATAATACTGTTTGCTAACCTACATTCTATTGTTGACGAAGTTATACAATTATTCCCAGGTGCAGTAGAAGTCACGGGTAGATTAAGCCAAGAAGAGAAACAGCGATCTATAGACAGCTTTCAAAACAATTCAGATGTAAAAGTGATTGTTTGTAATATCAAAGCTGCAGGAGTAGGTATCACCCTTACAGCTTCTTCAAGAGTGGCATTTATAGAATACCCATGGACCTACGCCGATTGCGCACAATGCGAAGATCGAGCGCACCGTATAGGGCAAAAAAATACCGTAATGTGTACCTACTTCTTAGGAAACAATACCATAGACGAGTATATGTATAATATGATACAGCAAAAAAGACATATAGGCAACACTATAACAGGAGCAACTGATAATATGGAAATGACATTTGTGGACAATGTAATTAATCTATTCAAAACATGA
- a CDS encoding phage portal protein: MEKEILLQLLLTEPEKAVEKIRATGKNIEEISKYQKEYKQHDRSVRDTQVANIQKDKMAGTGTKKRLVKAVRIPINFPKKIVTTSVSFEVGKPVTLVPSEDNNLSKLIAQLWKVNRIDSLIQKLVLLKKSETQGALQLYIKDIGPSSILSKMLAKIGIKSQAKEIKSKLLDNNTGKMTPFFDASGNMTLFMWEYSTFNSEGKEIINIEIWDEKNCHKLSTETGKLAYSDTPKPHGFDRIPIVYVSQDEPEWFDVKELIDRLETTLSKLGASNDYTAYPLLQIFGEIKSFPEKDDTGKVLHFPIKVDEDTNKPIHGKAEFLTANNSVDRSKLEIESLLSLVYSISNTPNTSFDNVKGIGSVSGVAMKLMFLDAIIKAYSNEGDNRTMIERIINIMIGGVITTTNQSLSKEATTLYFDVIFNSILPDDLKELVETTSTAVQSGIMSKKTAVGKLNQTDDNASELEEIKNDKSVVA; the protein is encoded by the coding sequence ATGGAAAAAGAAATATTACTACAATTATTGCTAACTGAACCTGAAAAGGCAGTTGAAAAAATAAGAGCTACAGGTAAAAATATAGAGGAGATATCCAAGTATCAAAAAGAATACAAACAACACGACCGAAGCGTCAGAGATACGCAAGTAGCCAATATTCAAAAAGATAAGATGGCAGGTACTGGAACAAAAAAAAGGCTTGTGAAAGCTGTTCGCATACCGATAAACTTCCCTAAGAAAATAGTCACGACTTCTGTTTCGTTTGAAGTCGGAAAACCTGTTACACTGGTTCCTTCTGAAGATAATAATTTGTCAAAGCTTATAGCTCAGTTATGGAAAGTTAACAGAATTGATTCCTTAATTCAAAAACTGGTCCTGCTTAAGAAATCAGAAACCCAAGGAGCTTTACAATTGTATATAAAAGACATTGGTCCATCGTCTATACTTAGCAAAATGCTTGCTAAAATTGGGATAAAAAGTCAAGCTAAAGAAATCAAATCTAAGTTACTAGATAACAATACAGGAAAAATGACTCCTTTCTTCGATGCTTCTGGTAACATGACGTTGTTTATGTGGGAATATTCAACTTTCAATTCTGAGGGGAAGGAAATTATAAACATCGAGATTTGGGATGAAAAAAATTGTCATAAATTATCCACTGAAACAGGAAAATTAGCGTATTCAGACACTCCTAAACCTCACGGATTTGATAGAATCCCTATAGTTTATGTTAGTCAAGATGAACCTGAATGGTTCGATGTTAAAGAACTGATCGATAGATTAGAGACTACCTTATCGAAGTTAGGCGCATCAAACGACTATACTGCTTATCCTTTATTACAGATTTTTGGAGAAATTAAATCGTTCCCTGAGAAAGATGATACAGGTAAGGTGTTGCATTTCCCGATCAAAGTAGATGAAGACACAAACAAGCCAATACACGGAAAAGCTGAATTCTTAACAGCTAACAATTCCGTTGATCGAAGTAAGCTAGAAATTGAAAGTTTACTTTCATTGGTGTATAGCATCAGCAACACACCAAACACTTCATTTGACAATGTAAAGGGAATAGGAAGTGTGTCTGGCGTAGCCATGAAATTAATGTTTCTTGACGCTATAATCAAGGCCTACAGCAACGAAGGTGACAATAGAACTATGATTGAGCGAATTATTAATATTATGATTGGTGGAGTTATCACCACTACAAATCAATCATTGTCAAAAGAAGCTACAACTTTATATTTTGATGTCATTTTTAATTCTATCCTTCCAGACGACTTGAAAGAATTGGTGGAAACTACCTCTACGGCAGTTCAATCAGGCATAATGAGTAAGAAAACAGCGGTAGGCAAGTTGAACCAAACAGATGATAACGCTTCTGAATTAGAAGAAATTAAGAATGATAAATCAGTTGTTGCTTAA
- a CDS encoding DUF3127 domain-containing protein — protein sequence MEILGRIKVINPTQEVSASFKKRELVITTDEQYPQHIMVEFTQAKVDDLNNFQVGEQVKVSINLRGREWINPQGEAKYFNSIQGWQIERLNQNNTTQRPESAVDRYMENKAVFNQEDDDLPF from the coding sequence ATGGAAATTTTAGGAAGAATTAAAGTCATTAACCCCACACAAGAAGTTAGTGCGTCTTTTAAGAAGAGAGAGTTAGTAATTACAACAGACGAGCAGTATCCACAGCATATCATGGTTGAGTTTACTCAAGCAAAAGTGGATGATTTGAATAATTTCCAAGTGGGAGAACAAGTAAAAGTATCGATCAACTTGCGTGGTCGAGAATGGATTAACCCACAAGGAGAAGCTAAATATTTTAATTCAATTCAAGGATGGCAAATAGAAAGACTTAATCAAAATAATACTACTCAAAGGCCTGAAAGCGCAGTTGATAGATACATGGAAAATAAAGCAGTGTTTAACCAAGAAGACGACGATTTACCGTTTTAA
- a CDS encoding PcfJ domain-containing protein yields the protein MGKKDCLLHKGFYTKNSVLCMDCGEKFERNFKKRKKIKCPNCQTALNLEESRCFTDKQSVCYATAEIYGRFQVIRNFELTSDHRKGEKVKYTNRELVQYWIDEKGKVTFIGLKHILNSYADSWNSNWEIRLARSTYWCRNNYDTYPFMYHKDSYFQERYTKLGISHNLPKTGLSILEAETEIASRPKVETLIKQNKFELARFIIRDNYKGNLYWSSIKIALKHQYLIKDVTLWVDYLDVLKYFKKDLNNPSIICPDNLKKEHDRLFKKKSEIERKKQRERERKAAIQRQKQLEEAEKRYRDFVSKFTNIKLEKGNITVSVLKDINEFRIEGTFLDHCVFSNEYYLKENSLCLSAKVAGVRTETIELDINTLEIIQSRGKNNKPSPYHTKIINLVKNNLSKIREIINSKLTA from the coding sequence TTGGGCAAAAAAGATTGTTTATTGCATAAAGGGTTCTATACTAAAAACAGTGTTTTATGTATGGATTGCGGAGAAAAGTTTGAAAGAAATTTCAAAAAAAGAAAAAAGATAAAATGTCCTAACTGCCAAACGGCACTTAACTTAGAAGAAAGTAGGTGCTTTACAGATAAACAATCCGTTTGCTACGCTACAGCTGAAATATACGGCAGGTTTCAAGTGATTAGAAACTTTGAGTTAACCTCTGATCACCGTAAGGGAGAAAAAGTAAAATACACTAATAGAGAACTTGTCCAATACTGGATTGATGAAAAAGGAAAAGTTACCTTTATAGGATTGAAACATATACTTAACTCATATGCAGATAGCTGGAATTCTAATTGGGAGATTAGATTAGCAAGAAGTACCTACTGGTGTCGAAATAACTATGATACTTATCCTTTTATGTATCATAAAGACTCTTACTTTCAAGAGCGATACACCAAGTTAGGTATATCGCATAATCTCCCCAAAACAGGCTTATCTATTCTAGAGGCAGAAACAGAGATAGCTAGTAGGCCAAAAGTCGAGACACTAATTAAGCAAAATAAATTTGAACTTGCTAGATTCATAATAAGGGATAATTACAAAGGTAACCTATATTGGTCTAGCATTAAAATAGCGCTAAAACACCAATACTTAATAAAAGATGTTACTCTTTGGGTTGATTATTTAGATGTTTTAAAATACTTTAAAAAGGATTTAAACAACCCTTCAATAATTTGTCCTGATAATCTTAAAAAGGAACACGACCGGTTGTTCAAAAAGAAGTCAGAGATTGAGCGAAAAAAGCAACGCGAACGGGAAAGAAAGGCTGCTATACAAAGACAAAAACAACTTGAAGAAGCCGAGAAAAGATATCGGGATTTTGTATCAAAATTCACCAATATAAAACTTGAAAAAGGGAATATTACCGTTAGTGTTTTAAAGGATATCAACGAATTCAGAATAGAGGGGACATTCCTTGATCACTGTGTGTTTAGTAACGAATATTATTTAAAAGAAAATTCACTATGCCTTTCAGCCAAAGTAGCTGGAGTACGAACGGAAACTATAGAGCTTGATATAAATACACTTGAAATCATTCAATCTCGAGGCAAAAACAATAAACCCTCTCCATATCATACAAAAATTATCAACCTAGTAAAAAATAACTTATCAAAAATTAGAGAAATCATTAACAGTAAATTAACAGCGTGA
- a CDS encoding class I SAM-dependent methyltransferase, giving the protein MIGNKVIATRLIQWKELQFIQQPNFKEWIGSSDKKLQESLLKYQFADPFKVWEENGTIYCLDGKHRYLDLVKLSESGLDVPELLPATFIDCASKKEAAELVLIYSSSYAKITEQGLLEFVQNFELDFPDLAEMINIPDFDDIAFQGLLNKDENPLQEERVPSSLKESFLIPPFSVLDTRNGEWQARKRKWSTLFNSQESREDVELIAKSGQSTAIYELRNKMREALSREPNWDETIDYAKKKGMHVFEGASIFDPVLCELSYRWFCPDGGKILDPFAGGSVRGAVAGILGYFYEGIDLRADQVEANRKQVRELSLKDVHYNIGDSNEVLDRISMNADFVYSCPPYADLEKYSDDAKDLSNMDYKYFKEVYFSIIKKSVAKLKDDRFACFVVGDVRDKKGFYYNFVSDTIQAFKEAGMELYNEMILVNVAGSLAIRVRRQFNNGRKVGKMHQNILVFYKGDPKKIKDNFPELNLGELEATEEVETVF; this is encoded by the coding sequence GTGATAGGAAACAAAGTAATAGCTACAAGATTAATACAATGGAAGGAGTTACAATTCATTCAACAACCAAACTTCAAGGAATGGATAGGCTCTTCTGATAAGAAGCTTCAAGAATCATTGCTTAAATATCAATTTGCAGACCCTTTTAAGGTCTGGGAAGAAAATGGAACCATCTATTGTTTAGATGGCAAGCACAGATATTTAGACCTTGTTAAACTTTCAGAATCAGGTTTAGATGTACCTGAGTTGTTACCAGCGACATTTATAGATTGTGCCTCAAAAAAAGAAGCTGCCGAGTTAGTGTTAATCTACTCTTCAAGTTACGCTAAAATAACAGAACAAGGCCTTTTAGAGTTTGTCCAAAATTTTGAGCTAGACTTTCCAGACTTAGCTGAAATGATTAACATTCCAGACTTTGATGATATTGCATTTCAAGGTCTTCTAAACAAAGACGAGAATCCTTTGCAAGAAGAACGCGTTCCTAGTTCGTTAAAAGAAAGCTTTCTAATCCCTCCTTTCTCTGTTTTAGATACTAGAAATGGTGAATGGCAAGCTCGAAAAAGAAAATGGTCTACATTATTCAACTCACAAGAAAGCAGAGAAGATGTTGAGTTAATTGCTAAAAGTGGACAATCAACCGCTATTTATGAGTTAAGAAACAAAATGCGTGAAGCATTGAGCCGAGAGCCAAACTGGGATGAAACAATAGATTATGCAAAGAAAAAAGGGATGCACGTTTTTGAAGGTGCTAGTATATTCGACCCCGTTCTTTGTGAATTATCGTATCGTTGGTTTTGCCCTGATGGTGGAAAGATATTGGATCCATTTGCTGGCGGTTCAGTTCGTGGTGCAGTTGCAGGAATTCTAGGGTATTTCTATGAGGGAATTGATTTAAGAGCGGACCAGGTAGAGGCAAACAGAAAGCAAGTTAGAGAATTATCCCTCAAAGACGTGCATTATAATATTGGCGATAGTAACGAAGTACTTGATAGAATATCGATGAATGCTGACTTTGTGTATAGCTGTCCTCCTTATGCTGATTTAGAAAAATATAGCGATGATGCGAAAGACTTGTCTAACATGGACTACAAATACTTTAAGGAAGTATATTTTTCTATCATTAAAAAATCAGTCGCCAAACTCAAAGACGACCGCTTTGCGTGCTTTGTAGTTGGTGATGTTAGAGACAAAAAAGGGTTTTACTACAATTTTGTAAGCGATACTATTCAAGCGTTTAAAGAAGCTGGCATGGAACTTTACAACGAAATGATACTTGTAAACGTAGCTGGTTCCTTAGCTATTAGAGTAAGACGCCAATTTAATAATGGTCGAAAGGTAGGTAAAATGCATCAAAATATCCTTGTGTTTTATAAAGGTGATCCGAAAAAAATCAAAGATAATTTCCCAGAACTTAACCTTGGCGAGCTTGAAGCAACAGAGGAAGTAGAAACGGTTTTTTAA